In Tribolium castaneum strain GA2 chromosome 4, icTriCast1.1, whole genome shotgun sequence, one DNA window encodes the following:
- the LOC135265892 gene encoding uncharacterized protein LOC135265892, whose product MDSGEEDDFVGLEGTPPKIQEAAAAATANLMPQKSKKQYEKQYKLFINWRQEKQTESFSKNVLLAYIQQLSTRMKPSSLWAIYSMLRTTLNLKNNIDISKYPKLCKFLKNKSSGYNPKKSRILTPEQIKEFLCSAPDENYLFSKVGLIFGIMGACRREELMKLETNHVEDLSTALLVHIPDTKTKTERQFVIGGNFYGICKKYMELRPQDVHTTRFFLNYQRGKCTRQPVGINKFGSLPCQVATFLKLPNPTSYTGHCLRRSSATLLVDAGADITALKRHGGWRSTTVAETYIDHSLNNKIQTANKISNIIQSESSNITQSESSNIIHSESSNIIQSESFDIENTVDKNINLEFSSNTHDKTRINYNNTPLIQFNNCNNISSLTVALHNK is encoded by the exons ATGGATAGTGGTGAAGAAGACGATTTTGTGGGTTTAGAGGGTACGCCACCAAAAATACAAGAAGCTGCAGCCGCAGCTACCGCCAATCTGATGCCACAAAAGTCGAAAAAGCAATATGAAAAACAGTATAAACTGTTTATAAATTGGCGACAAGAAAAGCAAACTGAatcattttccaaaaatgttcTATTAGCGTATATACAACAATTATCAACACGTATGAAACCCTCATCATTGTGGGCTATTTACTCTATGCTCCGAACAACACTTAACCTAAAAAACAACATCGACATCAGTAAATATCCAAAGTTGTGTAAATTTCTCAAGAATAAATCCAGTGGGTATAACCCTAAAAAGTCAAGAATTTTGACACCAGAACAAATCAAAGAATTTTTGTGTTCAGCACCAGATGAAAACTACTTATTTTCAAAG gtggggttaatttttggaataatGGGAGCTTGTCGCCGTGAGGAATTAATGAAACTAGAAACAAATCATGTTGAAGATCTTAGTACAGCATTATTAGTTCATATTCCTGacacaaaaaccaaaacagAACGTCAGTTTGTTATCGGAGGCAATTTTTAtggaatttgcaaaaaatatatggAACTTCGTCCGCAAGATGTACATACTAcacgattttttctaaattatcaACGAGGAAAATGCACAAGACAGCCGGTCGGTATAAATAAGTTCGGTAGTCTTCCTTGTCAAGTTGCAACATTCCTTAAACTACCAAATCCAACTTCTTATACAGGCCATTGCCTTCGCCGATCCTCTGCTACTTTATTAGTAGATGCGGGGGCTGACATTACTGCCCTCAAACGCCATGGGGGATGGCGTTCAACAACAGTTGCAGAAACTTATATTGATCATtcgttaaataataaaattcaaacggccaataaaatatcaaacatTATTCAGTCTGAAAGTTCAAACATTACTCAGTCTGAAAGTTCAAACATTATTCATTCTGAAAGTTCAAACATTATTCAATCTGAAAGTTTTGACATTGAAAACACTGTTGACAAGAATATAAACTTAGAGTTTTCAAGTAACACACATGACAAAACAAGAATTAACTATAATAACACACCTCTTATACAATTCAACAATTGTAACAATATAAGTAGTTTAACAGTTGCTCttcataataaataa